The proteins below are encoded in one region of Bos indicus x Bos taurus breed Angus x Brahman F1 hybrid chromosome 2, Bos_hybrid_MaternalHap_v2.0, whole genome shotgun sequence:
- the FAM43B gene encoding protein FAM43B: protein MLPWRRNKFVLVEDDAKRKAKSLSPGLAYTSLLSSFLRSCPDLLPDWPLERLGRVFRSRRQKVELNKEDPTYTVWYLGNAVTLHAKGDGCTDDAVGKIWARCGPGGGTKMKLTLGPHGLRMQPCERSSSGGPGGRRPAHAYLLPRITYCAADARHPRVFTWVYRHQARHKAVVLRCHAVLLARAHKARALARLLRQTALAAFTDFKRLQRQSDARHVRQQHLRAGGAPAASLPRAPLRRLLNAKCAYRPPPAAERGRGAPRLSSIQEEDEDQDEDAGPRERPEVLSLARELRTCSLRAAPAPPPPSQPRRWKAGPRERAGQAR from the coding sequence atGCTGCCCTGGAGGCGTAACAAATTCGTGCTGGTGGAGGACGACGCCAAGCGCAAGGCCAAGAGCCTGAGCCCGGGGCTCGCCTACACGTCGCTGCTCTCCAGCTTCCTGCGCTCCTGCCCGGACCTGCTGCCCGACTGGCCGCTGGAGCGCCTGGGCCGCGTGTTCCGCAGCCGGCGCCAGAAAGTGGAGCTCAACAAGGAGGACCCGACCTACACCGTGTGGTACCTCGGCAACGCCGTCACCCTGCACGCCAAGGGCGACGGCTGTACCGACGACGCCGTGGGCAAGATCTGGGCGCGCTGCGGGCCGGGCGGGGGCACCAAGATGAAGCTGACGCTGGGGCCGCACGGCCTCCGCATGCAGCCGTGCGAGCGCAGCAGCTCGGGGGGCCCCGGGGGCCGCCGGCCGGCGCACGCCTACCTGCTGCCGCGCATCACCTACTGCGCGGCGGACGCGCGCCACCCGCGCGTCTTCACCTGGGTCTACCGCCACCAGGCGCGCCACAAGGCCGTGGTGCTGCGCTGCCACGCCGTGCTGCTGGCGCGGGCGCACAAGGCGCGCGCCCTGGCCCGCCTGCTCCGCCAGACCGCGCTGGCGGCCTTCACCGACTTCAAGCGCCTGCAGCGCCAGAGCGACGCGCGCCACGTGCGCCAGCAGCACCTCCGCGCCGGGGGCGCCCCCGCCGCCTCGCTGCCCCGCGCCCCGCTGCGCCGGCTCCTCAACGCCAAGTGCGCCTACCGGCCGCCCCCCGCCGCCGAGCGCGGCCGCGGGGCGCCGCGCCTCAGCAGCATCCAGGAGGAGGACGAGGACCAGGACGAGGACGCGGGGCCGCGCGAGCGGCCGGAGGTGCTCAGCCTGGCCCGCGAGCTGAGGACGTGCAGCCTGCGGGCCGCCCCGGCGCCTCCGCCGCCCTCGCAGCCCCGCCGCTGGAAGGCCGGCCCCCGGGAGCGAGCGGGCCAGGCGCGCTGA